A window of Pirellula sp. SH-Sr6A contains these coding sequences:
- a CDS encoding S49 family peptidase, giving the protein MDVQLAVPREAIPHFACWVGAWAMYEPHFNALYEQMQRTNFTVHFADLEGHRKEALERIENYEPNVVDGIAIVSIEGPMMKHQASMSDNVSTVITRRSIISLANDPTVQGIMVKLCTPGGTVQGTPELGESILFAREKKPVWAYGCDLLASAGYWVGSQCERIETNALCKVGSIGTLNVAFDLSEKASKEGIKVHVLSTGQFKGAFVPGAPITEAHLLEAKSQIEKINGFFLEAIQSGRGFDAEKAKQLADGRVWIGADAVALGLSDGVSKFDDYFGRFVTHCNAQSNKYRRSDNPRMQTGARSSTVGSSNSSRNQLSGSQGEKMSESNPNPSNVDARAELQAYTSRFGLELGVDFFQRNVSLADASIEYSTKVTAQHKTELERVNKEHAEAIAGLNTQLAAVAKERDEFRAKLEAAKISLGEPTAVDTGKPAPNGAPGKSFGSLIRPASPTK; this is encoded by the coding sequence ATGGATGTGCAACTTGCCGTACCACGTGAAGCTATTCCCCACTTTGCATGCTGGGTGGGCGCGTGGGCGATGTACGAGCCACACTTCAATGCTTTGTATGAGCAGATGCAACGTACCAATTTTACGGTGCACTTTGCTGACCTCGAAGGGCATCGCAAAGAAGCATTGGAGAGGATTGAGAATTACGAGCCCAACGTTGTGGATGGAATCGCCATCGTGTCCATCGAAGGGCCGATGATGAAACATCAGGCGAGCATGAGTGACAACGTTTCGACTGTCATCACGCGACGTTCAATCATCTCTCTGGCAAACGATCCGACCGTCCAGGGAATCATGGTGAAGCTCTGCACGCCAGGCGGGACAGTCCAGGGAACACCAGAACTCGGTGAATCAATTCTATTCGCTCGCGAAAAGAAGCCTGTTTGGGCTTATGGTTGCGACCTGCTGGCTTCCGCCGGCTATTGGGTCGGCAGCCAGTGTGAAAGGATCGAAACGAATGCGCTTTGCAAGGTCGGATCCATCGGTACGTTGAACGTTGCATTTGATCTATCGGAAAAGGCGTCAAAGGAAGGGATCAAAGTTCACGTACTCAGTACTGGCCAATTCAAAGGTGCATTTGTACCTGGCGCACCCATCACAGAGGCCCATTTGCTTGAAGCAAAAAGCCAAATCGAAAAGATCAACGGATTCTTCCTCGAAGCCATTCAGTCAGGACGCGGGTTTGATGCAGAAAAGGCAAAGCAGCTTGCCGACGGCCGTGTTTGGATTGGAGCCGATGCAGTTGCGCTCGGCTTATCGGACGGTGTGAGCAAGTTCGATGACTACTTCGGGCGTTTTGTAACCCACTGCAATGCTCAGTCGAACAAGTATCGACGAAGTGACAATCCGCGAATGCAGACGGGGGCTCGATCTTCTACCGTGGGCTCTTCCAATTCATCACGCAATCAACTTTCTGGCAGCCAAGGCGAAAAGATGTCCGAATCCAATCCAAACCCATCCAATGTTGATGCACGAGCCGAACTACAGGCATATACGTCGCGTTTCGGCCTCGAACTTGGTGTCGATTTCTTCCAACGAAACGTGTCACTCGCCGACGCGTCTATCGAGTACTCCACCAAGGTGACAGCACAGCACAAAACGGAGCTCGAGCGAGTCAACAAGGAACACGCCGAAGCGATCGCTGGGTTAAACACTCAACTCGCCGCGGTCGCCAAAGAGCGTGATGAGTTCAGAGCAAAACTGGAAGCGGCCAAGATCTCGTTGGGAGAGCCAACAGCGGTCGATACCGGCAAACCGGCTCCAAACGGCGCCCCTGGCAAGTCATTCGGTTCCCTCATTCGTCCTGCAAGTCCAACCAAATAA
- a CDS encoding major capsid protein, producing the protein MADTLITLADVVKINDVSVRDMGATDIFNDAPLLAALHAITASNGTVHSYLKEATAPVVGFRAANTGLDVTSSTDTKVDLALHYLDARVTMDKMLADSGKGRDYHLERQSKRNLRQGLFVAENQIINGGTANGTAFNGFLQALNALANPMVVNAAGAAARSSVYAIRCTPDEANVCVIMGNDGEIKIDPYFESLQTDGTGKAFVGYTVPIAGWIGLQVGAAKSIARLANIPASGTGSVTDVLLQSLFDLFPSSAPPTHFVMNRRSRGQLQASRATVNVGGNSKLITKHAPIPTDWEGIPIVCVESIGNAETAVA; encoded by the coding sequence ATGGCTGATACCCTCATTACCCTCGCGGATGTTGTCAAGATCAACGATGTATCGGTCCGTGATATGGGTGCAACGGACATCTTCAACGATGCTCCCCTCCTTGCAGCTCTTCATGCGATCACTGCATCAAACGGAACCGTCCACAGTTACCTCAAAGAAGCAACTGCCCCTGTCGTAGGTTTCCGCGCGGCGAACACGGGCTTGGATGTTACCAGTTCGACCGATACCAAAGTCGATCTCGCCCTGCACTACTTGGACGCTCGGGTCACGATGGACAAAATGCTCGCCGATTCCGGCAAGGGTCGCGACTACCATCTTGAACGGCAATCGAAGCGTAACCTACGCCAAGGCCTCTTCGTCGCTGAAAACCAAATCATTAACGGCGGTACGGCTAATGGTACGGCGTTCAATGGTTTCCTGCAGGCTCTAAATGCACTCGCCAACCCTATGGTAGTGAATGCGGCAGGGGCTGCAGCTCGGAGTAGCGTGTACGCGATCCGCTGCACTCCCGACGAAGCGAATGTCTGCGTGATCATGGGGAACGATGGCGAAATCAAGATTGACCCATACTTCGAGTCTCTGCAAACCGATGGGACTGGTAAGGCATTCGTTGGCTACACCGTTCCAATCGCAGGCTGGATTGGCCTCCAGGTCGGTGCGGCAAAGTCAATCGCCCGCCTCGCTAACATTCCGGCTTCTGGTACAGGTTCGGTAACCGATGTGCTTCTCCAAAGCCTGTTCGATTTGTTCCCATCGAGTGCCCCACCCACGCACTTCGTAATGAACCGTCGATCCAGGGGCCAACTCCAGGCCTCGCGTGCGACGGTGAACGTGGGAGGAAACAGCAAGTTGATCACCAAGCACGCCCCCATTCCTACCGACTGGGAAGGAATTCCAATCGTCTGTGTGGAGTCAATTGGTAACGCCGAAACGGCTGTTGCTTAA
- a CDS encoding ERV1/ALR-related protein, which translates to MDDPVFSVVNPVLRLLRGEITPSEFASLYPSQLDSAPTQPSIAVPAPLLQDHVFDVGWVPLHRVAFRLQTWADIEAWYRMWESISIPCGACRRHWAGFKELDPPRFHSRIEFFWWSHRAHNSVSKRIGRSVWSCGRFWRRYRCK; encoded by the coding sequence ATGGACGATCCAGTTTTCTCGGTTGTAAACCCGGTGCTGCGGTTGTTGCGTGGGGAAATCACTCCGAGTGAATTCGCCAGTTTGTACCCATCGCAATTGGACTCCGCGCCCACTCAACCATCGATCGCGGTTCCGGCTCCGCTCCTGCAGGATCACGTTTTTGACGTTGGGTGGGTGCCACTTCATCGAGTCGCGTTTCGACTGCAGACATGGGCCGATATCGAAGCGTGGTATCGGATGTGGGAATCGATATCGATTCCGTGCGGCGCCTGCCGACGGCATTGGGCCGGATTTAAGGAACTGGATCCACCGAGGTTTCATTCTCGAATCGAGTTCTTTTGGTGGTCGCATCGTGCACACAATTCTGTATCAAAACGAATCGGCCGCAGCGTGTGGAGCTGCGGCCGATTTTGGAGAAGGTATCGGTGCAAGTGA